One stretch of Filifactor alocis ATCC 35896 DNA includes these proteins:
- a CDS encoding FprA family A-type flavoprotein, with protein MNTLVTKVVDGVYYIGVNDRETALFENMWPLPKGVAYNSYVIIDEKTALMDTVKAMSTEEFLDRLEIALDGRPLDYLVVHHMEPDHSGSIRSTIAKYPDVKIVGNKKTKEMLQLFYEISDENFIEVKEGDKIELGKRSLQFHMTPMVHWPESMVSYESYDKILFSQDAFGSFGALDGAIFDDECDYEKYKDDTERYFVNIISKYAKQTEKALQKLSALDIKMILPVHGLVWRSHPEVILKRYQDLASQKLENGVVLVYGSMYGNSKYMIENVARYLAEEGVKDIQVFDVTKTHKSYITTELWKKKGIILASCSYDNGLYPPMADLLHTMRGNKMSGHVLGVAGTFSWSGGGVKNLVPLGEDSGYELLEDCVVEAKCAPKKDDLDKLRQLAKAMAEKLRGE; from the coding sequence ATGAATACATTAGTTACAAAAGTGGTGGACGGAGTTTATTATATCGGTGTAAATGATAGAGAAACTGCACTGTTTGAAAATATGTGGCCGTTACCGAAAGGAGTGGCATATAATTCCTATGTTATCATTGATGAAAAGACTGCGTTGATGGATACGGTAAAAGCGATGTCAACAGAAGAATTTTTGGATAGATTAGAGATAGCTTTGGATGGAAGACCATTGGATTATTTAGTTGTTCATCATATGGAGCCGGACCATTCAGGTTCTATTCGTTCGACAATTGCGAAATATCCTGATGTAAAAATAGTCGGAAACAAAAAAACAAAAGAAATGTTGCAACTGTTTTATGAAATCTCCGATGAAAATTTCATAGAAGTAAAAGAAGGAGACAAAATAGAACTTGGAAAGAGAAGTCTTCAATTCCACATGACACCGATGGTACATTGGCCTGAATCTATGGTAAGTTATGAAAGTTATGACAAAATCCTATTTTCACAAGATGCATTCGGAAGTTTCGGTGCACTGGATGGAGCGATTTTTGACGATGAATGTGATTACGAAAAATACAAAGACGATACAGAGCGTTATTTTGTAAACATTATTTCCAAATATGCAAAACAAACCGAAAAAGCATTGCAGAAATTAAGTGCATTAGATATCAAAATGATTTTACCTGTACATGGATTGGTGTGGAGAAGTCATCCTGAAGTAATTTTGAAACGATATCAAGATTTGGCAAGCCAAAAATTAGAAAACGGAGTTGTATTGGTGTACGGTTCTATGTACGGAAATTCAAAATATATGATAGAAAATGTAGCGAGATATCTCGCTGAAGAAGGCGTTAAAGACATTCAAGTATTCGATGTGACCAAAACACATAAATCCTATATTACAACAGAACTTTGGAAGAAAAAAGGTATTATCTTGGCAAGCTGTTCTTATGACAACGGTTTGTATCCTCCAATGGCAGACCTTCTTCATACAATGAGAGGAAACAAAATGTCAGGTCATGTACTTGGAGTAGCGGGAACATTCAGTTGGAGCGGCGGTGGAGTTAAAAATTTGGTTCCGCTTGGAGAAGACTCCGGTTATGAATTGTTAGAAGATTGTGTAGTAGAAGCAAAATGTGCTCCTAAAAAAGATGATTTGGACAA
- the rnr gene encoding ribonuclease R translates to MKNIRTEIIELMKHSEYKPMTEKQLTSHFSSSREDMKILRNVVSDLEKEGLIYKTKRNTYGIPSKMGLVIGKLIVTPRGYGFVESEERESDLFVANTNMRGALNGDKVVARIKPSHDTRDRQEGEIVKILEHGSYVFVGEYEDSGRFGFVIPEDKRIHTDIFIPKGKNKGAVSGDLVECEITKFYDGKRNPEGKVTEVIGKKGEFHVDFLSILKQYQLMDEFPKKALKQAEKIPSEVQEDELKNRLDLREELTYTIDGSDTRDFDDAISVSKDEHGNYHLGVHIADVTHYVKEHTPLDKEALKRGTSVYLVDKVIPMLPKELSNGICSLNPDVDRLTLSCLMTIDKNGVVMEHQIVESVIRSKYRLVYEDVSHLLETIDRTKQFTELEQSLIFAEELANILFEVREHRGAIEFDFPESKVIVEDEQVLDVQVRERKIANDMIQEFMLIANETVSKEYFHKKLPFVYRVHEQPAEDKIKEFNNFIAVFGVHASLDEEANVEPKDLQKILKEVKGREEEDIISKMMLRSLRQARYSPVNEGHFGLAAKYYTHFTAPIRRYPDLQIHRIIKMDIHHYLSGKKIEELFSVVDSVSRSSSDSERNAEQAERDFENLRKAQYMERFIGQEFDGKITSVTNFGIFVTLENTVEGLIRINTLVDDYYIYDEERFQLVGRHSKKIFKVGMKVRVMVESVKLDLREIGFQFVDAITKP, encoded by the coding sequence ATGAAAAATATAAGAACAGAAATCATTGAGTTGATGAAACACAGCGAATATAAACCGATGACAGAAAAACAATTGACGAGTCATTTCAGTTCCAGTCGTGAAGATATGAAGATTTTGAGAAATGTGGTATCTGACTTGGAGAAGGAAGGTTTGATTTATAAAACGAAGAGAAATACATATGGAATTCCTTCTAAGATGGGGTTGGTTATCGGGAAATTGATTGTGACACCAAGAGGGTATGGATTTGTGGAATCCGAGGAGAGAGAGTCAGACTTGTTTGTTGCAAATACCAATATGCGTGGCGCATTGAACGGAGATAAGGTAGTTGCGAGAATCAAACCGAGTCATGATACACGAGACAGACAAGAAGGGGAAATCGTTAAGATTTTGGAACATGGAAGTTATGTGTTTGTGGGAGAGTACGAAGATTCGGGTAGATTTGGATTTGTAATTCCTGAAGACAAAAGAATCCATACGGATATTTTTATTCCGAAGGGAAAGAACAAGGGAGCCGTATCTGGAGACTTGGTAGAGTGTGAGATTACCAAATTTTATGACGGAAAGAGAAATCCGGAAGGAAAAGTAACAGAGGTCATTGGAAAAAAAGGAGAGTTTCATGTTGACTTTCTTTCTATTTTGAAACAATATCAGTTGATGGATGAATTTCCTAAAAAAGCATTGAAACAGGCTGAAAAAATTCCGTCTGAAGTGCAAGAGGACGAGTTAAAAAACCGTTTGGATTTGAGAGAAGAGTTGACCTATACGATTGACGGCAGTGATACGAGAGATTTTGACGATGCGATTTCCGTTTCGAAGGATGAGCATGGTAACTATCATTTGGGAGTCCATATTGCAGATGTCACTCATTATGTAAAAGAGCATACACCTCTTGATAAAGAGGCGCTTAAGAGAGGAACGTCGGTCTATTTGGTAGATAAAGTGATTCCGATGTTGCCGAAGGAACTCTCAAACGGAATCTGTTCCTTGAATCCCGATGTTGATCGATTGACCTTGTCTTGCTTGATGACAATTGACAAAAACGGTGTTGTGATGGAACATCAGATTGTGGAGAGTGTGATTCGTTCGAAGTATCGTCTTGTGTACGAAGATGTGTCTCATCTATTGGAGACAATTGATCGTACAAAACAGTTTACAGAATTGGAGCAAAGTCTTATTTTTGCAGAGGAGTTGGCAAATATTCTCTTTGAGGTAAGAGAACATCGTGGTGCGATTGAATTTGATTTTCCGGAGTCAAAAGTGATTGTAGAAGATGAACAGGTACTTGATGTTCAAGTCAGAGAAAGAAAAATTGCCAATGATATGATTCAAGAGTTTATGTTGATTGCAAACGAGACAGTGTCAAAGGAATACTTTCATAAGAAATTGCCGTTTGTCTATCGTGTACATGAACAGCCGGCAGAGGATAAAATCAAAGAGTTCAACAACTTTATTGCAGTGTTTGGAGTTCATGCGTCCTTAGATGAAGAGGCGAATGTGGAACCGAAAGATTTACAAAAGATTCTCAAAGAAGTAAAGGGAAGAGAAGAAGAGGATATTATCTCAAAAATGATGCTCCGTTCATTGAGACAAGCGCGGTATTCTCCTGTCAATGAGGGACATTTCGGATTGGCGGCAAAATATTATACCCATTTTACGGCACCGATTCGTCGGTATCCGGATTTACAGATTCATCGAATCATTAAGATGGATATTCATCACTATCTGAGTGGGAAAAAAATAGAAGAGCTTTTTTCTGTAGTAGACAGTGTTTCGAGAAGTTCTTCCGATTCTGAAAGAAATGCAGAGCAAGCAGAGAGAGATTTTGAAAATCTGAGAAAAGCACAGTATATGGAACGCTTTATCGGACAGGAATTTGACGGAAAAATTACTTCCGTTACCAACTTTGGAATTTTTGTTACTTTGGAAAATACCGTAGAGGGATTGATTCGAATCAACACCTTGGTCGATGACTACTATATTTATGATGAAGAACGGTTCCAGTTGGTCGGAAGACATTCCAAAAAAATATTCAAAGTAGGAATGAAAGTGCGTGTTATGGTAGAGAGTGTGAAACTGGATTTGAGAGAAATCGGATTTCAGTTTGTAGATGCGATAACAAAACCATAA
- a CDS encoding MBL fold metallo-hydrolase: MLKVTYLFHSGYWVETDHYHLIFDYITDHCQKKQELQCGRLPQEMIHNGKKVIAFVSHAHCDHFDGSVLQLGEGIQYVISDDVTIPPQDNIVFCRPYEHIVIEGLEVDVFSSTDQGVSFYLTADGCRIYHAGDFNWWHWEGDTEEGKEFARNGFFDELEKLRGKPVDIAMFPVDPRLEHAYCYGGKEYIQAIEPKMFFPMHFQSSYPTTSQFKKYMGECAKTTIMTIQHRGQTFSVEGD, from the coding sequence ATGTTGAAAGTAACATATCTGTTTCACAGCGGTTACTGGGTGGAAACAGATCACTATCATTTGATTTTTGATTATATTACAGATCATTGTCAGAAAAAACAGGAATTGCAATGTGGAAGATTACCTCAAGAGATGATTCATAACGGAAAGAAAGTGATTGCTTTTGTAAGCCATGCACACTGTGATCACTTTGACGGTTCTGTTCTTCAACTGGGAGAAGGAATACAATATGTGATTTCGGATGATGTGACGATTCCTCCGCAAGACAACATTGTTTTTTGCAGACCGTATGAGCATATTGTTATTGAAGGGTTAGAGGTCGATGTGTTTTCTTCTACCGACCAAGGGGTCAGTTTCTACCTCACAGCAGACGGATGCCGTATCTACCATGCAGGTGATTTCAATTGGTGGCATTGGGAAGGAGATACAGAGGAAGGAAAAGAATTTGCGAGAAATGGATTTTTTGATGAATTGGAGAAATTGAGAGGAAAACCTGTGGATATTGCAATGTTTCCGGTAGATCCGAGATTAGAACATGCATATTGCTACGGAGGGAAGGAATATATCCAAGCCATTGAACCGAAGATGTTTTTTCCGATGCATTTTCAAAGTTCGTATCCAACTACCTCCCAATTCAAAAAATATATGGGAGAGTGCGCTAAGACAACGATTATGACAATTCAACATAGAGGTCAAACATTTTCTGTTGAAGGAGACTAA
- the floA gene encoding flotillin-like protein FloA (flotillin-like protein involved in membrane lipid rafts), translating into MGFEKFIVLIILLILVGFILIFIPVGLWITARFSGVRVSMMTLFGMKIRRVRPVRIVNPMIQATKAGLRLSTDKLEAHYLAGGDVTSVVNALIAAQRANINLEFEQAVAIDLAGRDVLEAVQVSVNPKVIETPVISAVAKDGIEVKVKARVTVRANIERLVGGAGEETIIARVGEGVVTTVGSSTSHKEVLENPDKISRTVLEKGLDSGTAFEILSIDIADIDIGRNIGAELQADQAEADKKIAQAKAEERRAMAIAKEQEMKAEVVQMKSKVVEAESRVPLAIAKAFEEGKLGVMDYYNMKNVMADTQMRETIAGGEGKQQP; encoded by the coding sequence GTGGGATTTGAGAAGTTTATTGTTTTAATTATTCTTTTGATTTTAGTAGGATTTATTTTAATTTTTATTCCGGTGGGATTATGGATTACAGCGAGATTCTCAGGTGTTCGTGTATCTATGATGACCTTGTTCGGAATGAAGATTCGTCGTGTAAGACCTGTGCGTATTGTGAATCCGATGATTCAAGCAACAAAAGCGGGATTGAGACTTTCTACGGACAAATTGGAAGCACACTATTTAGCAGGTGGGGATGTAACCTCTGTTGTTAATGCGTTGATTGCGGCACAGAGAGCAAATATCAATCTTGAGTTTGAACAAGCGGTAGCAATTGACTTGGCGGGTAGAGATGTTTTGGAAGCGGTACAAGTTTCCGTTAATCCGAAAGTAATTGAAACACCTGTAATTTCAGCTGTTGCGAAAGACGGTATCGAAGTAAAAGTAAAAGCGAGAGTAACTGTAAGAGCAAACATTGAACGTTTGGTTGGAGGTGCCGGAGAAGAAACCATCATTGCCAGAGTCGGTGAAGGTGTTGTTACAACAGTTGGTAGTTCTACTTCTCACAAGGAAGTTTTGGAAAATCCTGATAAAATTTCAAGAACCGTATTGGAAAAAGGATTGGATTCCGGAACAGCATTTGAAATTTTGTCCATTGATATCGCAGATATAGATATCGGAAGAAATATCGGTGCGGAATTGCAAGCCGATCAAGCCGAAGCAGATAAGAAAATTGCTCAAGCGAAGGCGGAAGAAAGAAGAGCAATGGCGATTGCAAAAGAACAAGAAATGAAAGCGGAAGTTGTTCAAATGAAATCTAAGGTAGTGGAAGCAGAATCCAGAGTACCTTTGGCGATTGCAAAAGCATTTGAAGAAGGAAAATTGGGTGTAATGGACTACTATAATATGAAAAATGTAATGGCAGATACCCAAATGAGAGAAACAATTGCAGGTGGAGAAGGAAAACAACAGCCATAG
- a CDS encoding NfeD family protein, whose amino-acid sequence MNSIVLLKFMESANYIGFFGDTVNILLISLGLLLICIELFIPGGIAGAIGCCIVFLTILFRTNSLSDFFIVLFMVTLIAIGICCLIWRIIPKEIRNRTLYLQTDLSKKEGYSPAPERGGYLNQEGVTKSILRPSGKIQIGSEILDAQAEQAFIEAGKPVIVIGVEGSQLIVRELL is encoded by the coding sequence ATGAATAGTATTGTTCTTTTAAAATTTATGGAATCCGCCAATTATATCGGTTTTTTTGGTGATACGGTAAATATATTACTTATCTCGTTGGGGCTATTGCTGATCTGCATTGAATTGTTTATCCCCGGCGGAATTGCGGGAGCGATAGGTTGTTGTATCGTCTTCCTTACAATTCTATTTAGAACAAACAGTCTGTCGGATTTTTTTATCGTTCTTTTTATGGTAACGCTCATTGCGATTGGAATCTGTTGTTTGATATGGCGTATTATCCCAAAGGAAATTCGCAACAGAACGCTGTATTTACAGACGGATTTATCCAAAAAAGAAGGATATTCTCCTGCTCCGGAAAGAGGCGGCTACCTTAATCAAGAGGGAGTCACAAAGAGCATATTGAGACCATCCGGAAAAATTCAAATCGGAAGTGAAATACTGGATGCACAAGCGGAACAAGCTTTTATTGAAGCGGGAAAACCTGTCATTGTGATAGGAGTGGAAGGAAGTCAACTTATTGTAAGAGAGTTATTGTAG
- a CDS encoding rhodanese-like domain-containing protein, translated as MFAREFMKNQVQELTEKKGLLIDVRTKEEYEEGHLPGALNIPMEEVEDRFEEECPDKEQHYGLYCHSGGRSEVVASFLNSIGYVNAKNIGGVISWSGVLEKNK; from the coding sequence ATGTTTGCAAGAGAATTTATGAAAAATCAGGTGCAGGAGTTGACTGAGAAAAAAGGTCTTTTGATTGATGTTCGAACCAAAGAGGAATATGAGGAGGGTCATCTTCCCGGAGCGCTTAATATTCCGATGGAAGAGGTAGAAGACCGATTCGAAGAAGAGTGTCCGGATAAAGAACAGCATTACGGATTGTATTGTCACAGTGGCGGAAGAAGTGAAGTAGTGGCATCTTTTTTGAATTCTATCGGTTATGTCAATGCCAAAAATATCGGTGGAGTCATCAGTTGGAGTGGGGTTTTAGAAAAAAATAAATAA
- the hemW gene encoding radical SAM family heme chaperone HemW, giving the protein MKKDISLYIHIPFCKQKCSYCDFVSSAQSEDVQTHYISLLCKEILGWKEYLSDRTVKTIFIGGGTPSILSVSNMQTLFNTLHSLPIPSETEFSMECNPESVTADKIHCMKQNAVNRLSIGLQSTNQKELQLLGRCHSYEQFLHAYEQIQQSGFDNINIDLMFALPNQTIQDHIRTLQKVVSLKPNHISAYSLILEEGTQLKKQVDHHYCEIPSEEEYIEMYRNTIHFLEINGYEQYEISNFSKQNHECKHNIVYWERGEYIGFGVSASSFVDKKRFTNPMSLQEYSEHTFYTPKAVSSIEQIDLEEAFEETIFLGLRMNKGLSIPWLKQQFPSFTGEQFKKTLSSLQNRGLIYPTENNILQLTQEGIEISNQVFLEILL; this is encoded by the coding sequence ATGAAAAAAGATATTTCTCTCTACATCCATATCCCTTTCTGTAAACAAAAGTGTAGCTATTGCGACTTTGTTTCTTCTGCACAGTCAGAAGATGTTCAAACGCACTACATTTCTTTGTTGTGCAAAGAAATTCTTGGATGGAAAGAGTATCTTTCAGACAGAACTGTCAAAACAATTTTCATCGGCGGAGGTACGCCGAGCATCTTGTCTGTTTCGAATATGCAAACACTCTTCAACACCCTACATTCTCTCCCAATTCCATCTGAAACAGAATTTTCGATGGAATGTAATCCTGAATCTGTTACAGCCGACAAAATTCACTGCATGAAACAAAATGCTGTCAATCGACTCAGCATCGGTTTGCAAAGCACCAATCAAAAAGAGTTGCAACTGCTCGGTCGTTGCCATAGCTATGAACAGTTTTTGCATGCTTATGAACAAATTCAACAATCCGGATTTGACAATATCAATATCGACTTAATGTTTGCACTCCCAAATCAAACTATCCAAGATCATATCAGAACTCTGCAAAAAGTCGTATCTCTCAAGCCGAACCATATTTCGGCATACAGTCTTATCTTAGAAGAAGGAACACAGCTGAAAAAACAGGTAGATCATCACTACTGTGAAATTCCGTCCGAAGAAGAATATATTGAAATGTACCGAAATACCATACATTTTTTGGAGATAAACGGATATGAACAATATGAAATCTCCAATTTCTCCAAACAAAACCACGAATGCAAACACAATATTGTATACTGGGAGCGGGGAGAATATATCGGCTTCGGAGTTTCCGCCTCTTCTTTTGTGGATAAAAAGAGATTCACCAATCCTATGTCATTGCAAGAATACTCAGAGCATACCTTTTATACTCCAAAGGCTGTTTCTTCCATAGAGCAGATTGATTTGGAAGAAGCATTTGAAGAGACAATCTTCCTCGGACTTAGAATGAACAAGGGACTCTCCATTCCATGGTTAAAACAACAATTTCCGTCATTTACGGGAGAGCAGTTCAAAAAAACACTCTCTTCACTACAAAACAGAGGTCTGATTTATCCTACCGAAAATAACATATTACAGTTGACACAAGAGGGAATCGAAATCAGCAACCAAGTCTTTTTGGAAATATTATTATAA
- a CDS encoding zinc ribbon-containing protein, which produces MVYAGEKPGIGKYKCIQCGEIVELTSADEVLPICPQCEKTVYIRIC; this is translated from the coding sequence ATGGTATATGCAGGAGAAAAACCGGGGATTGGAAAATACAAATGTATTCAATGCGGGGAAATTGTGGAATTGACTTCAGCCGATGAGGTGTTGCCGATTTGTCCTCAATGTGAAAAAACCGTATACATTAGAATTTGCTAA
- a CDS encoding DUF6273 domain-containing protein encodes MKRQRIQRILLLGIAICIALSCIGCIRFSRGKKTEIPIKKLAYDTKKKGEHIVYIKEGGEYEPYFVLTKKYYGKTLLMRYYVLDQPRAFNIYEGNGFHNAYYPNSLMDCFLSNDFFHTLSPKMQELILEMDIDITTEESIAAGPILETEKLRRKIFLLSAYEVDAPELELVAHEGIKLKYFADAPDGDIRIGHKKNGETTNYWLRSAHTWDDYTVTSVSGIEGIVGSVEVNGELAVRPIFCIEGDTPVYKKKISDMKTGYVIE; translated from the coding sequence GTTCTCAAGAGGAAAAAAGACAGAGATTCCCATAAAAAAACTTGCCTATGATACCAAAAAGAAGGGAGAACATATTGTATACATCAAAGAAGGTGGAGAATATGAACCCTACTTTGTGCTGACAAAAAAATACTACGGAAAGACATTGTTGATGCGATACTATGTCTTGGATCAGCCTCGAGCATTTAATATCTATGAGGGAAACGGATTTCATAACGCCTATTATCCGAACAGCTTAATGGATTGCTTTTTGTCCAACGATTTTTTCCATACATTAAGTCCCAAAATGCAGGAGCTTATCTTAGAGATGGATATCGATATTACCACAGAAGAGAGTATTGCGGCAGGTCCGATATTGGAGACGGAGAAACTGAGAAGAAAAATCTTTTTATTGTCCGCTTATGAAGTGGATGCACCTGAATTAGAGTTGGTAGCACATGAAGGGATTAAGCTGAAATACTTTGCGGATGCACCGGACGGAGATATTAGAATTGGTCATAAGAAAAATGGAGAAACTACAAATTATTGGCTTCGAAGTGCACATACTTGGGATGATTATACGGTAACCAGTGTATCAGGAATTGAAGGTATTGTAGGTAGTGTAGAAGTTAATGGAGAATTAGCCGTTCGCCCAATCTTCTGTATTGAAGGAGATACCCCTGTTTACAAGAAGAAGATAAGTGATATGAAGACAGGATATGTGATAGAGTAA